The stretch of DNA CGCAGATAATGCCCGTGCTATTCGTAACACCATTAACGACCTCACTTTAAATGGTTATATCTACAAAGGAAAACTCCCCCCTCCTAAAGGACAAAATATAGAAGATTGGGAACCAAGCGAGCAAACTTTGTTTCGTTCAACAAATGTTGGTGATGACCAAGACCGTGTTTTGATCAAATCTGATGGTTCTTACACCTATTTTGCTGCTGATGTTGCTTATTTTCGGGATAAATTTAATCGTCATTTTGATGAAATGATTTATATTCTAGGAGCAGACCATGCTGGCTATGTAAAGCGGCTAGAAGCCATGGCAAAAGCAATTTCTGGGAATAAAGCCAAATTAAGTGTTTTCTTATGTCAATTGGTAAAACTCTTTCGCAATGGTCAACCTGTACGCATGTCAAAAAGAGCAGGATCATTTGTCACTCTAAGAGACGTTGTCGAAGAAGTTGGTCGCGATCCAGTGCGTTTTATGATGCTATACCGCAAATGTGAAGCGCCTCTTGATTTTGATTTTGCAAAAGTAACAGAACAATCAAAAGATAACCCCATCTTTTACGTACAATATGCAAATGCACGGTGTCACTCAGTCTTTCGTCAAGCACAAGAAGTGCTTCATATTGAAAGTTTTTCAAATGACATCTTGATTACCTATCTTCATCGACTAATCGATGACAATGAAATATTATTAATACGCAAACTTTCTGAATATCCGCGTATCATTGAACAAGCCGTCGTTCATAAAGAGCCCCATCGATTAGCGTTTTATCTTTATGATCTTGCCTCCTGCTTTCACACCCATTGGAATAAAGGAAGTGAAAATCTCAATTTACGCTTTATTCAACCTCATGATAAAGAGTTATCCTTTGCAAGATTGGGATTGATACAAGCCGTTATCAATATTTTATCATCAGGACTTAGCATCATAGGAGTCGAAGCCCCAATAGAAATGCGTTGAAAAAGTTCTATAAATACATACAATGGATACTTTGTAGTAAACTTTTTCATGTATCCTTGCATGAGAGGGGGAAAATTTATAATTTTAATGTAACAGATCAAAATTAACCATTGATTGCACGCAATTGCAAATCATTATGTGAGAAAAGCTATGAGCGATAACGATCGCAAAAATCCGCACGAAACAAAACAAGACCATGAACCCCATGATCCTTTAGAAAGACTTACGCGCATTTTTAATCCGACCAAACAAAGCGGAAACCAAAATGAGCACGCCTCTTCAGAGACAGATCGTTCAGCATCTCATTCCAAAACATCATCCTATGATGATGATTTTGATTTGTCTTTTCTAGAAGAAGAATTTGAAAATCATTTAACACGCAGCTTACCTTTTGATGATCAAAAAAAGCAATGGAACTTGCATGCAACCAGCAACGCAACAGCTTCAGATATTGCACAAACTGATTCTTTCAACCATTCAAGACAAGATAATTTATCTGCAGAGAGATATTCCTCACTATCCAGTCATGATGAAGAACAAATTTTAGACGCACTTTCTCCATTACCAATCCCCAAAAATCAATTCCCTCAACAGAAAAAAACAGCAACAAGTTCTAATCCTTTTTTTGAAAAAAGTAATTCGATTCCACAATCAGAATCAGAAAATTTCTTTTTTGATGAATCTGAAAGACGCAAAAATAAGAGAGACGAGACAGAAACTGTTGAACAAACTAATCGTTTTTCGCAAACAATCTCACAACAGCCTGAGACTGCGAATATACAAAAAACTTATGATGACAATCAAAACTTCTATGATACTGCCATAAACCATCCCTATAAAATTCCAGCGGATCAAGAAAATTGGATCCCCAAAGATCATACGCCAAAAGATCATACGGATGTCTCCTCTTCTTCAAAAGCAAATGAAATTTTTCCATCTTCTAACCTTGTGCCAGAGAAACAAAACACGGAAAGAAATCAAATAACGAGTGATTACTCTTCTCCTCTGGATTCACCACACG from Bartonella tribocorum CIP 105476 encodes:
- the argS gene encoding arginine--tRNA ligase, with protein sequence MNIFKNFEKKIKKSIELSDIKGKNGEDLDLSKITVDPPRDSSHGHLSTNAAMVLAKSIGLSPRALADKIIELLKNDISIENIDVAGPGFINIKLTKLFWQDAVKYMLELGLSYGRIPMGQGKRINVEYVSANPTGPMHVGHCRGAVVGDVLSNLLQFAGYNITKEYYINDAGQQIEVLAHSVLLRYREALGQKINEIPEGLYPGEYLIPLGQALAQEFGDQLLTMDRDEALSIVKERAIHTMMSMIREDLAALNIYHDIFFSERMLYADNARAIRNTINDLTLNGYIYKGKLPPPKGQNIEDWEPSEQTLFRSTNVGDDQDRVLIKSDGSYTYFAADVAYFRDKFNRHFDEMIYILGADHAGYVKRLEAMAKAISGNKAKLSVFLCQLVKLFRNGQPVRMSKRAGSFVTLRDVVEEVGRDPVRFMMLYRKCEAPLDFDFAKVTEQSKDNPIFYVQYANARCHSVFRQAQEVLHIESFSNDILITYLHRLIDDNEILLIRKLSEYPRIIEQAVVHKEPHRLAFYLYDLASCFHTHWNKGSENLNLRFIQPHDKELSFARLGLIQAVINILSSGLSIIGVEAPIEMR